TGGTGGGTGATTGATTAGATCTTGTTTTCTTGATTTTGTctgtgtgggctgttttggttGATGGGTGTATAACTGTATATGATTTGATCTATTTGAATTGATCTGATTGGTGGGATCTACTGGTTTTCTTTTTGGACTTGAGGTTTATAGAATTCCATATTTTTAGATTGCTTTTGGAGTTGATTGTATAATATTTGTGTATGATACTGGGATGCTGCAGATTATTTTAGTTCTTTGTTAACAATGACgatcaaaaaggaaaaaaaaaatagttttcttgattgtttttttttttttttttggggtgcgGGGGGAGTCTCAGTGGCAAGCTAAGTTACTCAAACAAGAGAATTCCTATTTGATTATAATGCACATAAAGGGAATTTGTATTTTTGTTTCTGTTAGTCAAGTGATTTGCACTACCATTTGATGCCCAAAAAGAAGCGCATGTTATGGAGCTAAATTTGCTCAAGGATTAGATATTCGCAGCTCCAGCTGACCTTGAATTTGGTTTTTCTGGTTCAAGTATGCCATGCAATCAATACATGTTGTTGGGGGTGTCAATTGGTGCTGTACTTTACATATGAATGACTGAGTGGAGTCCATTTCTTTGAGAAGGTGTTGTGAATATAAATATAAAGACAAAGGCGCAGGTGTGATTTAGTTAAGAATACTCTTTCTTCAAGTTGATCTTTTTTTGATGAATAAATATGACTGAGACTGTAGTTCTTCATTCTTTCTTGGAACTTCTGGACTTGCAACTAAAGATGATAATTGGACACGTAGCGTTTGTTAAATAAGAATTAGACACGTAGTCTGTTTGAAATGCTAGCAGTTATTATGCCTATCAGAAATTGAAACCATGTGCTAGGAGAAATGCTGCTGAACACAGATCTGAAATCTTCTGAGGGTGTCTTGATAAACAGCGTTTCCATTTCCATTCTCCTTCTACACTTTCCCTTTTCTTTATCAAGAAAAAGAAATGCTGCTGAACACTTGAGTAAGGAAAGAACTTAACATTATCTTAGGGCAATTATCAGCATGTAAAATTATTAGGTACTCTAATTGTTGGACTGAATATTATCAGCAAGCTTGATAAAAATGTTGGTATATTGGATATTCGCAAGAGATGTTTCAAGATGCAGGATGTATCCATTTCTTGCGGTTGTAATTTTTCTTGCTTGATCTGTAGATACATGAACCTATTTGACGCAAAGATGAAAAAATATGGAGCTTATAGTAGTGTATAGAGCCTAAATTATGTGCAAACTGCACCCATGTCAGTCTATTGTTGTTTGAACTTATGGATAGCTCTCTTCTGtgtattttctttttctcttctttatttTGCACGGTCTTTTTTATTTTGGATGTGTTGTACTGTGAAAGCTGAACCTTAGTGACATTTCTCTATACAGTAACTTTTTACCATAAAAAGGAaaaggtgaaaaaaaaaaaaaagagttggacTATCATTGCTTCTTAGTGTACTGCTGAAATTTATTTGGTTACTATGCATGCCTATTAGCATTATTAAAATCAAAGGTCTTTTACTAGTACCTTCTAAATAGTCATGTggttcattttctactttctgaTTGATTGGTCATAGTCTTTGAGTCTTGGCCATCTTTTCAAATATGTGTTCAATTAACATATTTCTTGCGCTAGAGGAACTCCTTGCTTTTCACTTCCCTCTCTCCTTGCGTGCCACATAAGTTATGAAATATCAAAATTTGTCTTTGAAGTTGTAAATAAGAATAGGAAATGACACAGGTTGCACTTGTGACAGAGAAAGGACGCATGCTAAAAGAACCTCTTCTATCTTTTATTAATCGTCCTAGTTAAACACCCACGATATTTTATTTTTCGTGAGATTCTACATTTACAGGTTACTGAATGATGCAGGATGTCAGAAACACCCTTCTATCCCCGAGAAAAGCTTGCTGAGAAGCAAAAGTATTTCCAGAGTGTTCACAAGTATACACACCTGAAAGGTCCCGTAGACAAAATTACCTCAGTTGCCATTCCACTTGCTTTGGCAACTACATCTATCTTCATGATTGTGAGTTTCTATCAGATCAAATGGTTCGAGTCATTTCTTTGTTTTCTCGAATCAACTTTAATTAGTTCTTGGATGATGTTTCAGGGAAGGGGGATCTACAATATGTCCCATGGCATTGGCAAGAAGGAATAAATGGTGGCTTCTGCGCGATCATTCCTAGGGAAACTCAAGCATAAAAGAGATTTTTTCCGGAACATTGTTTGCGTTTTTTCAGTTTGAAATTTCTTGATTTCTGTAGCTAATAATTGGTTAGATGCAGAAAACACAGCGTATCATATCAATCGCTAAACACATTGCTTTTCTGTTTTGGGTTTTACATGCATTTATTGAGCTGGTGTAGAAATCAGCTTTGTTTCAACTTTTTCCATTCAGAATAAACAATGTGGAAAGTGCAATTTCCAAATCCTCATATAAGACATGTCTCTCAATTTTGGGTTATGATTgttgcgcccccccccccccccccccccaactctcCACAAATCCCTCTACCCCCGATCTTTAGTTCAAGTGACAAAGTTTGAGGGACTTGTGACGTAAGTCATAGGTTCGATCCCTACACCATGTGAACTAAGCTATATATTTAAGTGGTGAAGGGTAGAGAGGCAGCCATTATCGCCTCAGTTTCGGTTGGTTCGGTTGGTCCTAACAGTTGGTCCTAGATAGGTTTTCCGGTCATCAAGAAATATTGTGGGTTATATGGTGTATATTCTCCTTTATGTTCCCAGCAAATGCGGTAGGCTTCATTTGCTCTGAACTAGTTTCACTTCAAGCATAAAGAAGAGGGGCTGAAAGCTTGTTTTACGTTGATCTTGTGGTAAGCTCATAGGACAATTTGAACAGACTTTGATCTACTAAAACTTGAGACAAGAAAATAAGTTTATGGACAAATCAGGGTTTCTTTCTATTTAAGACGTAACGTGCTAAAATTGATATGTAGCAGCACGGAATCCCTTAGCAAAATGTTGATCTATCTCTTTCCCTTTAAAAATATGCTTCAAATTGGACATAATCATCATTTTTGGGTAGGACttttatgtttaaaattattGGTATGATTTATGGTGGAATTGGCCAATGTGATCTTGTGTTGTCCATTCTTTTGGACTTATTATGGTTAGGTAAACAACATTATCAACTAGATCCCTTCTATTCAACTTCCAGCCAACAACCttgctctctctctttctctcttctttctctcccCTTCCTGCTTTGTGTATATTTAAGCACCAAACCATAACCCAAAGTGTAGCATCTTAAATACTGAGCTTTGTGATCTTTATTCCACTGCAAAATGGCTAGTGATAAAAAACCCTGCCAAGATGAGCGTGCAGGAGCAGAAATTGTGTGTGGAGCTGAAGAGTGCCTTGGTCATTCTGTTGAACTTCTAAAAGCGTTGGGATTTCCCATGGGAGTCCTTGCTCTTAAAGACCTTGAAGAATGTGGCCTGGTTCGTGAAACTGGATTTGTGTGGATGAGACAGAAGGCTCCGTATGAGCATTACTTTGTCGCAACAAAAACTCTAGTTAGCTATGGCACCGAGGTCACTGCCTACGTAGAGAAAGGCAGGATGAAGAAAATGACTGGGGTTAAGAGTAAGCAGCTATTTATGTGGGTGCCAATAGTTGAGATGAGCATTGAGGATCCTGCTCAGAATAAAATTCACTTCAAGACTCCTATAGGAATTGGAAAGTCTTTTCCACTCACTGCTTTCATGACTGATGAGGAAAAGCAGAAGTATCTTGAGAAAGCTAACGAGTAGAACAATTATCTATATGATTGCCCATTTTGCTTCATTTTGATCTTCATGAACCAAGTATAAATTTCTGCTTCCATTGCATCAATTATTAGTTTAAACTCTTTAAAGCTGATTATATTCTATGTTTATGCAAATGATATATTGATATTCATGTGGAATTTTGTCTTCGGAAGGGCTAGAAAAATTATCTTCACATAAATGTTGGATCCCCTCCCTTTCTTGACATGATCTGGTCTCTTTCACCAAGTAATTTCAACAGGGGTTTAACACATAGTGAACGAAACAAGTAAGAAAGTTTCAACTCCATCCTATAGTTCAACAAGTTCAACTTTACTACAACAGTTTACCTAGATAAagagagggagggggggggggggggggggggaaggggtaATGCAAGCTTGAATTGGCTGAGAATAATGGTAAAGTTGAATAGCTCTGGACAATTTTCCAAGACTTTCAAGCAAGAATATATTAACTCTGGAAGGCATTTTAATTCTAAATATCCGTGCcaagttaaaattgaacttaCAGGCAGTGGATGGAAATGTAGGAAATACCTAGGCAATGTAGGAAATCAACGTGTATTTCCATTTTAGGCATTGAAAGGAGTCTCTGCTCCAGAGTTCTTGATGTGTACTGTAGACATTCTAAAGTCTGCTTATAATTATAGCTCCTCATTGAACTTTTTGAATATTCTGATAATTAACTCCATTATTAATAGTAGCTCCATCATCACCTATAGAAAAACATAATTAACTCCGTTATTCCCAAACTTGATCAGCTTTATTTCTCAATAGGTACCAATCAAAAGTATGCTTAGATTTTTTAGCTTGACAATTTGTTGAGATGAAAGATACAGTTGGTCATGCATCGATCTATTTACGGTGAAACATATTATTTTAAGAAGTTACTCTTTCTCTTCAATGCAGGGTGCCTTTTGGGTGAAGCCTTTAAAGTCTAGGCTTTAGGCCCCTCATTTTTTGGGCCCCATTTTTTTCAATATAGATTATTTTTGAAGAATTATAAAGTATTTTAAGTACTTTTTGTCATTAAAAGAAAATAGTTAATTAATTTACAGAAAATATGGCCCCTAAATCAGTAAGTAATGTATATTATACAAATACTCAATCTATATTTAGTATATTGACAAAAAAAAGGCCCCTGATTGGTTTCTCTACAATGCTCAATCTACTTTTAATCTTTTTCTAAATTTTAGTATACTTCTGTGCTTTCATATTCTTCTTTGTTTCTCCAATAGAGTCTTTGACTATATTGCTATGAAAGACAAGAGCTACAATGCATGAATTTGCTATTTTTGTTTTTCTCGGGCACCAACTATTGCAAGAGGTATATTGAAGCACCAAATAAGTATTCTCAAATCAAGTTCtattatttaaaaagaaaaaatccaTCTAAAATTTGCTTGTATTTGATAGTTTACTGTGTAATATATATTGTCTCTTTAACTATTTATCATAATATAAAATATGTCAATTAGAAAATATGAATCAGGTTGTTCAAAACTCAAAAAGGAAGAATTGAATCTTTGGTACAATCTCAAAAAGAAGCTCTTGAGGAAGTAAGTGAAATATTCGACATAgattctcaaatgaaaaataattATGAATTCTTTTTTCTATTCTagtttttttgataaaaaaaaaattaaggcccCTCATTAAAATTTAGTTTTAGGCCCTAACAGTATTAAGCTGCCCTACTTCAAGGTGATGTTCAAAATGCAATCAGAGATATTTGTTTAAAATTACATGTGAAGCTTATAAGTAATACTTTGTTAAAAATGAATTATGACATACTAGCTAGTTTTGTTATTCACTTATATATTTAACCATATTAGGTCGTTAACATTATAATTCTTAATAACATCAAAAAGTGTTATGAAATATCAAATAATAGTCGCAAGAGATACAAGACCCTTTTGTAAACAAATCATATTAATTTTCTTCGTAAATACAGCGTACAATTTGATTTAGAGAAAAGACATAAAATCACTTCTAAACTTGCACTGAAAATTCACTTTAATAATTAAACTTTGTCGGTGTTTATATACCACCCTAAACAACTTTGGAGTGAATTAAATATCACCTGACatggcaaataaaaaaaaaaatcacggcAAATGAGTAAATAGCAAAATATTGAGGAGAAAAAGCAAGTCTTCATCTTCTTTGCACCATCCACACAAAATTCTGGGCAAAGAAATCCAAAGAAGAGATGATCCACCATTTATGGTGAACCAGAACAAGAAGATACAGTAGTTCATACATCAATTAATTCAAAATCCGATGAAGTAGATTTAATTTCAAATACCAAAATCTGATGGTATTTTCTCTTTGATTTATGATAGTTAATAAGTTATTAAGATAGTAAAGGACCATCACAATGTAAGTGTTGGATCTTGCCGGGCAATTGCCTTTTCTCCATAAGAGATTACTTTTCTCCCATTCTTTCAATCCAGCGTTTCGTTTCCTATTTTTCCCATGATAGAAATATTTCTTTGCTATATCTTGAAAAAAATTATAGTTATTTTGAAATTTATATAATACTTTTCACACATTAATAAAATATAattcattatt
The sequence above is a segment of the Lycium barbarum isolate Lr01 chromosome 6, ASM1917538v2, whole genome shotgun sequence genome. Coding sequences within it:
- the LOC132600545 gene encoding uncharacterized protein LOC132600545; translated protein: MSETPFYPREKLAEKQKYFQSVHKYTHLKGPVDKITSVAIPLALATTSIFMIGRGIYNMSHGIGKKE
- the LOC132599479 gene encoding uncharacterized protein LOC132599479 encodes the protein MASDKKPCQDERAGAEIVCGAEECLGHSVELLKALGFPMGVLALKDLEECGLVRETGFVWMRQKAPYEHYFVATKTLVSYGTEVTAYVEKGRMKKMTGVKSKQLFMWVPIVEMSIEDPAQNKIHFKTPIGIGKSFPLTAFMTDEEKQKYLEKANE